The window ACAGGTCGGGATATTATAATCAACCTTAACAATATCTTCCATATCCATTACCTCGTTATTCTCTATTGTTTTGGGATATTTATATATTTCTGCCGCCAACTTTTCTTTTCCACGATAATTCTTCATCTTATGAATTCCACCAAATTGCGCGCAATTGCCAAGGGTCACAAAAATTTTGGCATACTGCCTTGCTTTTTTAGCTACTTCCAAATTTTTGCCTGTTATTGTAGAACCCTCAACAAACGCCACATCAAACGGCTCCCAACGCATTGGCTCGTCTTCCAAAAATTTGTATTCAACAAGTTCTACCCCTTCTATCGCCTTAAGGAGTTCCCTTGGTTTTGTTGAGATTACATTTTCGCACCCCTCACAAGAAGTTAGAGAAAATATCCCGATTTTAATTTTTTTATCTTCCATAATTAGCCAGTCTTAAGTTTATATTTGTCCAATATTTTAACTGAGCTACGTCTTCTTCGCTCAACACCTCACAAAATGAACTCCAATGAAATGATATCCAATCACCAATATTTACTTTTCCAAACTCATAAAATATCTTTTTTGAAATGATTTCTCCAAAAACCAATTGACCATTTTTGAAAATAAGCGGACGATATAAAACATTTATTATGTTTCCCTCTAGACTTTCTGTTTTACCCCAGCCTATTCTACATTCGTCCATCGTATATAATGTATGTAGATTTTCCGTGTGCCCCGTTCTCTTCCATATATTAAAAACATGAAAAGAATGATGCGCATTTGCCCCGACTGGAATTTTTTCGCCCAATTCCTCAATGGACTTCTTCGTCAATTTCTTTTTTATCTTTAAATCATCAATTAAGTGATAAAACAATCTCGCACCTCCAGAATTTTCTAAAAAATTATTCCCAACCCAATAAGCACGCACGACTTTTTCATTAAACAAATTTTTTTCTTTATTCGTATGAGCAATATGTCGGAGGTATGGATGTAACGTCTCAAATTTTTCTAGATTTTCTATAAGCCCAGCATCTGTTTCCTCTGCTTTTATATATTGAAATAATTCCTTGTTTTGATCCGGACCACAATATCCGAGCCGATTTGGACGGTATGCATATTTTGCGCAGTACAAAACACTACTTTGTTGATTCAATTGCAAGCTCATAATTTTCTTTAAATCTAAACTTTAGAAACATCAATATTCCTCCTACGGATAGAAATGAAATCGCTAATTGATTTAATGTGAAAGCTCCGGTTATAAAAATACTGTTTAATAAGGTAGTAACCGCAAAAGCCGGAACCAGGGCAACACTCACAACTGAAGCTGGCGCAAATTTTAAGGCTTTGTACCACGTAAATACATAACCAAATAACAATGCCGAACTCAAAACAAGCCAACCGATATTATTATAATTAATAGCAGAAATAAATCCGCCCCTGCCTGTAAAAAATAAAAATATTATTAAAAATACCGCGCCAAAAAACATTCTTCCCCAAGCGACAATCTCCGAGCTTAAATGGCGTAAAACTTTTTTTGCCAATATAAATTCTACTGCCCAAAATAAAGTTGCGCCAAAGACAAATAAATCACCTATTCCAAAGCGCCATCCGTTAAATCCGGTCAACATAAAACTTCCTAAAAATAAAATAGGCAAAGCCAAAAGCTGATAACGAGAAAACTTTTCTTTTAAAAATATCGCCGCCAAAATGCCCACCCAGATAAACAATGTTTTATGAATTAGAGCCGCATTACCAGATGAAACCATCATTAACCCTTTAAAAAACATTAAAAATGGAATAGCGCCCCCAATAAGCCCTATTAATAATAGGTAAAACCATTGTTTTACATCCATTTTCTTTAATTGTTTTAAAAATCTCGGCATAAAAATTATTGCTAAAAATAAAATTGCAACTGGAATGTTTTTTACAGCAGTAAAAATGTATGGATCGCCAAATTTTGCGCTAGCAAACTTGTTAAAAAATACCGCAAAACCACTTATTATAGCCGTGGCTAATGCCAAATAGATACCTTTATTTTTCATATTGAGCATATAAATTATTTATTTCTTCTGCTTCTTCTTTGGTTATTTTTTTTATTGCAAGATCGGCATGAAGCAGAACCCAATCACCGATACATATATCGGGAATTAAAGAAATTTTAATATTAAAATTTTTATCTTTAACTTTTGCGTAATTGCCTGTTAATTGTATAATCTGCGCGGGTATTGTTAAACACATATTATAATTTTACTCCTGCCTTATTCAGCATTTCTAATGTAAAAACCGGGCCGTCTTTACAGACATAATATGGACCGATTGCGCAGTGCTGACAAACACCCACTCCACAATGCATTCTACGCTCCATTAATAGATAAG of the Parcubacteria group bacterium CG10_big_fil_rev_8_21_14_0_10_36_14 genome contains:
- the hypC gene encoding HypC/HybG/HupF family hydrogenase formation chaperone, yielding MCLTIPAQIIQLTGNYAKVKDKNFNIKISLIPDICIGDWVLLHADLAIKKITKEEAEEINNLYAQYEK